In one window of Polynucleobacter sp. AM-7D1 DNA:
- a CDS encoding TAXI family TRAP transporter solute-binding subunit, with the protein MKLIKVIAVSFTMLFGAAQAQNLSIATGGTGGVYYPMGGGLASVLSKHVPGMSATAEVTGGSVDNLKLVGTGKPYIGFSMADAAKDAKDGEDKFKGKPVDLRNLLILYPNLMHVVTVESTGIKSMKDLKGKRVSTGSPGSATEVMAFRLLEAAGLDKDKDVKRERLSVAESVNAVKDRKIDAFFWVGGLPTAAVTDLANSPGMKIVMVDTAAEVPAMNKKYGNLYFPSDITKQTYSGMEKDNKVAAVANLLVVNASMSDAEAYKIVKAIFDNQLELVRSHAEYRNIKLENQKANASPIAYHPGALKYFKEKNIKVN; encoded by the coding sequence ATGAAGCTTATTAAAGTAATTGCAGTATCTTTTACCATGCTGTTCGGTGCCGCACAAGCACAGAACCTATCAATTGCAACCGGTGGTACTGGTGGCGTTTACTACCCTATGGGCGGTGGCTTAGCCTCAGTCTTATCCAAGCATGTACCAGGAATGTCAGCAACTGCTGAAGTGACAGGTGGCTCGGTTGATAATTTAAAACTCGTTGGCACTGGCAAACCTTATATTGGCTTCTCAATGGCTGATGCTGCTAAAGATGCTAAAGATGGTGAGGATAAATTCAAGGGCAAGCCAGTAGATTTGCGCAACTTGCTGATACTGTATCCAAACCTTATGCACGTTGTGACAGTAGAATCCACTGGCATCAAATCTATGAAGGACCTCAAAGGTAAGCGCGTAAGCACAGGCTCACCAGGTAGCGCAACCGAAGTGATGGCTTTCCGCCTTCTCGAAGCTGCTGGCTTAGATAAAGACAAAGATGTCAAGCGTGAGCGTTTGAGCGTTGCAGAATCTGTCAATGCTGTAAAAGACCGCAAGATTGATGCCTTCTTTTGGGTAGGTGGCTTACCAACTGCTGCTGTTACCGATTTAGCAAACAGCCCTGGCATGAAAATTGTCATGGTGGACACTGCTGCTGAAGTCCCTGCTATGAATAAAAAATATGGCAATCTGTATTTCCCATCCGACATTACAAAGCAAACTTATAGCGGCATGGAAAAAGACAATAAGGTTGCAGCGGTTGCCAATCTCTTAGTTGTGAATGCCTCTATGTCTGATGCAGAGGCCTACAAAATTGTTAAAGCTATTTTTGATAACCAGCTTGAACTTGTCCGCTCACATGCTGAGTACAGAAATATCAAGTTAGAGAACCAAAAAGCAAATGCCTCACCGATTGCTTATCATCCAGGCGCTTTAAAGTACTTCAAAGAAAAAAATATCAAAGTAAATTAA
- a CDS encoding dihydrodipicolinate synthase family protein: MTISLHPSTLPAVLSPVLTPFKEDGSPDAQKLLKQCQWLEANGVGQAIFGTNSEANSMSARQKMATLTTLVEGGLNPAHMMPGTGATSIDATVNMTRHALDHKCAGVLMLPPFYYKDITDDGLFAYFSEVIQKVGNAALQIYIYNIPPVTKINLSLSLLERLTKEYPKTVVGMKDSSGDWAYTESVIKLLAPSGFRVYAGSEIFLMRALRAGGVGCISATANVNPRAIAELAAHWRESDADQRQATLDQVRSVFAQYQMIAGMKTAVAHFSKDPEWLRVRPPLMQLSADQQAKLLSELQKINFSMPGL; this comes from the coding sequence ATGACAATTTCCCTACACCCTTCCACACTACCTGCAGTGCTTTCGCCTGTATTAACTCCATTTAAGGAAGACGGTAGTCCCGATGCACAAAAATTACTGAAGCAATGCCAATGGCTTGAGGCTAATGGCGTTGGTCAAGCGATCTTCGGCACAAACTCTGAAGCCAACTCCATGTCTGCTCGCCAAAAGATGGCGACCTTGACAACACTGGTAGAGGGCGGCTTAAACCCAGCACACATGATGCCTGGTACGGGCGCCACATCTATTGATGCCACGGTCAATATGACTCGTCATGCCCTTGACCACAAGTGTGCCGGCGTATTGATGCTGCCACCGTTCTACTACAAAGATATTACTGATGATGGTCTCTTTGCTTACTTCTCAGAAGTGATTCAAAAGGTGGGTAATGCAGCATTGCAAATTTACATTTACAACATCCCACCAGTCACCAAAATCAATTTAAGCCTTTCCTTGTTGGAGCGCTTGACAAAAGAGTATCCAAAAACTGTTGTGGGTATGAAAGATAGCTCTGGTGATTGGGCCTACACAGAATCTGTTATTAAGCTGTTAGCGCCATCAGGCTTCCGTGTTTACGCCGGTAGTGAAATCTTCCTCATGCGCGCCCTTCGTGCTGGCGGAGTAGGCTGTATCTCAGCAACTGCTAACGTAAACCCTAGGGCTATTGCTGAATTAGCAGCCCATTGGAGAGAATCTGACGCAGATCAACGTCAAGCCACCTTAGATCAAGTACGCTCGGTATTTGCTCAGTATCAAATGATTGCCGGTATGAAAACTGCAGTTGCCCATTTCAGCAAAGACCCAGAGTGGTTACGCGTACGCCCACCACTTATGCAACTCAGCGCGGACCAGCAAGCAAAGCTACTAAGCGAACTACAAAAAATTAATTTCAGCATGCCAGGCCTTTAA
- a CDS encoding universal stress protein — translation MFKHLLVPVDGSDVSKKALKRVAELAKADKAAVTLIYVSDPMPPMVYSDSTMGYGISLKDHKKVCDAFAADILKKSAVALGAGMKVNTLHIANSNLSEGILDGAKKAKADVIVMASHKRTGIKSVLLGSETHEVIVHSKLPVLVIG, via the coding sequence ATGTTCAAGCACTTATTAGTACCAGTTGATGGTTCGGATGTCAGCAAAAAGGCATTAAAAAGAGTGGCTGAGCTTGCTAAGGCGGATAAGGCTGCTGTGACATTGATTTATGTATCCGATCCAATGCCGCCGATGGTGTATTCCGATAGCACTATGGGGTATGGCATCTCTCTCAAGGATCATAAAAAGGTATGTGATGCATTTGCTGCAGATATTCTGAAAAAGTCCGCAGTTGCGTTGGGCGCTGGTATGAAGGTTAATACCCTGCATATTGCTAATAGCAATCTATCCGAAGGTATTTTGGATGGGGCTAAGAAAGCCAAGGCCGATGTCATCGTTATGGCATCCCATAAACGCACTGGTATTAAGAGTGTTCTATTGGGTAGCGAAACACATGAGGTGATTGTGCACTCCAAGTTGCCAGTGTTAGTTATTGGCTGA
- a CDS encoding TRAP transporter fused permease subunit, whose amino-acid sequence MTQAAIDNETQEKLDAFIKQEEGDSNDYKGLLAKFITLVAVGMSLFHLYAAYSIVPTHQLRVIHVALVLFLLFLSFPIAARFKNKLMLWDVLFAIGSVAIAYYILAGGDELMDRNTDPNSTDVMIGIALILLILEGVRRTNGMVLVTVTVLFLLYAFYGNYLPAPWTHKGYDLDRLVGYMFMSLEGIYGTAVDVSATLIILFTIFGAFLQFTGAGKFFIDFSFAAMGGKSSGVGRTIVLSSFLMGGPSGSGVATTVTVGSVAAPMLEKVGYEKNAAGGLLAAGGLGAIISPPVLGAAAFLIADFLKISYLDVLLMATIPTILFYLGLFVMVEIDVRKYGMKNIHFASAESAWQLTKKYWFHFFSLISIVVFMMFGFSPVMSVFWATIVSAFSSMLREDTAIIPWAWFKGKEPILSGLYESNLVKALSSGSTGVIAIAATCAGAGLIVGTVTLTGLGLKFSSIVIQYAGGSLLLTAIFTALIVWIVGLAVPVTASYIICAVIAAPALINLGVPAFAAHMFIFYYAVLSEVSPPTALSPFAAAAICKGNPYKTTLQTWKYVAPAILVPFMFVLDKSGISLLLMGSTSALEQADWMQIAWISFTAVVGIICLAGGLQGWFIEKTKVFERVIMVISGVALAYPSTEADLIGFIGFALVLITQLFTHYKLNPKST is encoded by the coding sequence ATGACACAAGCCGCAATCGATAATGAAACCCAAGAAAAATTAGATGCCTTCATTAAGCAGGAAGAGGGCGACTCTAATGACTACAAAGGTCTATTAGCTAAATTCATCACACTAGTGGCAGTTGGCATGTCTTTGTTTCATCTGTACGCAGCCTATTCGATTGTTCCAACGCATCAACTCAGGGTCATTCACGTTGCCCTAGTCCTGTTTTTGTTGTTCTTAAGCTTTCCTATCGCAGCACGTTTTAAAAATAAACTGATGTTGTGGGATGTTTTATTTGCCATAGGCTCAGTTGCTATCGCTTATTACATTCTGGCTGGCGGCGACGAACTGATGGACAGAAACACTGACCCAAACTCCACCGATGTCATGATTGGTATTGCCCTTATCCTACTCATCCTTGAGGGTGTGAGAAGGACTAATGGGATGGTACTCGTTACAGTTACGGTGCTTTTCTTGCTTTACGCCTTCTATGGCAACTATCTTCCTGCCCCATGGACCCATAAAGGTTATGACTTAGATCGACTAGTGGGTTATATGTTTATGAGCCTGGAAGGCATCTACGGCACAGCAGTCGACGTTTCTGCAACCTTGATTATTCTTTTCACCATCTTTGGTGCATTTTTGCAATTTACTGGCGCAGGAAAATTCTTCATTGATTTCTCTTTTGCTGCGATGGGTGGAAAATCATCTGGCGTAGGTAGAACAATCGTCTTATCCTCGTTCCTAATGGGTGGCCCATCAGGCTCTGGCGTTGCAACTACCGTCACTGTCGGCTCGGTAGCTGCCCCCATGCTGGAAAAAGTTGGTTACGAGAAGAATGCAGCTGGCGGTCTTTTGGCTGCTGGAGGTTTGGGAGCAATTATTTCCCCTCCTGTACTTGGTGCTGCAGCATTCTTGATTGCGGATTTTCTAAAGATTTCCTATTTAGACGTGTTGCTCATGGCAACCATTCCCACAATTTTGTTCTACCTTGGCTTATTTGTCATGGTTGAAATTGACGTACGTAAGTACGGCATGAAAAATATTCATTTTGCCTCCGCAGAAAGCGCTTGGCAGTTAACCAAAAAATATTGGTTTCATTTTTTCTCTTTAATTTCTATTGTTGTTTTTATGATGTTTGGCTTCTCGCCAGTGATGTCAGTCTTTTGGGCTACCATTGTTTCCGCTTTTTCTAGCATGCTACGAGAAGATACGGCAATCATTCCCTGGGCCTGGTTTAAAGGTAAAGAACCTATACTTTCCGGTCTTTATGAATCTAATTTAGTTAAAGCACTCTCATCCGGCTCTACAGGCGTAATAGCGATTGCAGCTACGTGTGCTGGTGCAGGCCTGATTGTTGGCACCGTAACGCTGACTGGCCTTGGTCTCAAATTTAGCTCTATCGTCATTCAATACGCCGGCGGATCATTGCTACTAACAGCTATCTTTACAGCATTAATTGTCTGGATCGTTGGTCTCGCAGTGCCGGTAACCGCTTCTTATATTATTTGCGCCGTGATCGCTGCACCCGCACTCATTAACTTAGGTGTACCCGCATTTGCTGCACATATGTTTATCTTTTATTACGCCGTGCTCTCTGAGGTGTCACCCCCAACAGCCTTATCTCCATTTGCGGCAGCTGCAATTTGTAAAGGTAATCCGTATAAAACTACATTACAAACCTGGAAATACGTTGCACCAGCAATCTTGGTGCCGTTCATGTTTGTCCTTGATAAATCAGGCATAAGTTTGCTTCTAATGGGATCCACCAGTGCTTTAGAGCAGGCTGACTGGATGCAAATTGCATGGATTTCATTTACTGCCGTAGTTGGCATTATTTGTTTAGCCGGCGGCTTGCAAGGTTGGTTTATTGAGAAAACTAAAGTATTTGAACGCGTCATCATGGTGATCTCCGGGGTGGCTTTAGCCTATCCTTCAACGGAGGCAGATCTTATTGGTTTTATTGGGTTCGCCTTGGTACTGATCACCCAACTCTTTACTCACTACAAACTCAATCCCAAATCTACCTGA
- a CDS encoding 2-hydroxyacid dehydrogenase, with the protein MIPVNSVLQVGQFPEVMQTAIDQRITPVRYPDLSSNIPPGSYESILIRSNTQLPVELLEKLPLLKMVATCGVGYDNLPLDYLKAKGIKASNTPGVLNDAVCELAVGMLFGLLRRIPQAHEFVKSAAWSKGLFTVTTTLAGKCVGIAGMGRIGQDLAKRLEAFKVKIAYTGPSRKEVPYEYFPDIRSLAKASDVLFLACPATPETEKMVNAEVLSALDSKGYLINIARGSVVDEAALLVALQQNIIAGAALDVFENEPNPNIGFLNLDNVLLTPHIGSATSETRQLMTNLAIDNLEAFYNKKSLLTEVKN; encoded by the coding sequence ATGATCCCAGTCAATTCAGTACTGCAGGTCGGACAATTTCCTGAGGTAATGCAAACGGCAATTGACCAGCGCATTACCCCGGTGCGCTATCCGGACCTCAGCTCCAATATTCCACCAGGCTCTTACGAGAGCATTTTGATTCGCTCAAACACTCAACTACCTGTGGAATTACTCGAAAAACTCCCCCTATTGAAGATGGTGGCTACTTGTGGAGTGGGCTACGACAATCTCCCCCTAGACTACCTCAAGGCCAAGGGAATCAAAGCCAGCAATACCCCTGGCGTTTTAAATGATGCCGTTTGTGAGCTAGCCGTGGGCATGCTGTTTGGTCTATTGCGACGCATACCCCAAGCACATGAATTTGTTAAAAGTGCAGCCTGGTCCAAAGGTTTATTTACGGTTACCACTACTCTTGCCGGTAAGTGTGTCGGCATTGCGGGAATGGGTCGCATCGGACAAGACCTGGCTAAACGCCTAGAGGCATTCAAAGTCAAGATTGCCTACACTGGCCCAAGCCGCAAAGAAGTTCCTTATGAGTACTTTCCCGATATCCGATCTTTAGCAAAGGCATCCGATGTTCTTTTCTTGGCCTGCCCTGCTACCCCAGAAACAGAAAAAATGGTGAACGCTGAAGTCTTATCAGCCTTAGACTCTAAAGGCTATCTCATCAATATCGCACGTGGAAGCGTGGTGGATGAGGCCGCACTTTTAGTTGCACTGCAGCAAAATATCATTGCTGGTGCAGCGCTCGATGTATTTGAAAATGAACCAAATCCAAACATCGGGTTTCTAAATCTTGATAATGTCTTATTAACACCGCATATTGGAAGCGCCACTTCTGAAACGCGACAATTGATGACAAATTTAGCAATAGATAATTTAGAAGCTTTCTATAATAAAAAATCACTTCTGACAGAAGTAAAAAATTAA
- a CDS encoding DUF2177 family protein, producing MLKYLAVYFSFLLSFVIIDFIWLLGIAKNLYRDDMGSLMASEPKLLAGLGFYILYALGASIFVILPAISKQSWLYAVQYGALFGFFCYMTYDLTNLAVIRDFPMRLAFVDIAWGSAVTAVSAGLAYWLGSKIA from the coding sequence TTGCTCAAGTATTTAGCGGTGTACTTTTCATTTCTACTGTCATTCGTCATCATTGATTTCATTTGGCTTCTTGGCATCGCCAAAAATCTCTACCGCGATGACATGGGCTCACTCATGGCCAGCGAACCGAAGTTATTAGCTGGGCTTGGCTTCTACATACTTTATGCACTTGGTGCATCGATTTTTGTCATCCTGCCAGCAATTTCAAAACAGTCGTGGTTATATGCAGTGCAATATGGCGCCCTATTTGGTTTCTTTTGCTATATGACTTACGATCTCACCAACCTTGCGGTCATCCGTGACTTCCCTATGCGACTGGCATTTGTGGATATCGCTTGGGGTTCTGCGGTGACCGCGGTATCTGCAGGCCTAGCCTACTGGCTTGGTAGTAAGATAGCCTAA
- a CDS encoding mandelate racemase/muconate lactonizing enzyme family protein, whose translation MPIIESVSVAAVAVPLDKVTSFSTRTVSERHYCLVKVRGKDGNEGIGFCYVGSAGGDIAKIAVEQLLAPKLIGQNSHRSEGLWMDMYNESILQGRAGAVMRGISILDTALWDLNARAAKLPLHHYLGSVVDDRVPAYASGGYYLDGKTPAKLGKEMESYVKQGFKAVKMKVGRLSPREEEARVKAARKAVGDDVLLTLDANNAWRDLPTALEYIRRFEAYNPYWIEEPFSPDAIDLHAALARQTKINVATGEMEAGRWRFRELIDAGGAAILQSDAAVCGGITEWRRISAYADLKGVIVCPHWMHDLHAPLVAATPNARFVEFFLDDQVLNFRRLINKQLTFKNGDLILHKTPGLGFEFDEAAIKKYAGKVAWTKIA comes from the coding sequence ATGCCAATTATTGAGTCAGTATCAGTAGCCGCAGTAGCGGTGCCTCTAGATAAGGTCACCTCTTTTTCTACGCGCACAGTTTCAGAGCGCCACTATTGCTTAGTCAAGGTACGTGGCAAGGATGGTAATGAGGGTATTGGCTTTTGCTACGTTGGTAGTGCGGGCGGAGATATTGCCAAGATTGCAGTAGAGCAATTGCTGGCCCCAAAATTGATTGGTCAAAATAGTCATCGCAGCGAAGGGCTGTGGATGGATATGTATAACGAGTCTATTTTGCAAGGGCGCGCTGGCGCAGTCATGCGCGGCATTTCTATCTTGGATACCGCACTTTGGGACTTAAACGCCCGTGCCGCGAAACTACCTCTTCACCATTACTTAGGCTCAGTTGTAGATGACCGTGTACCAGCCTATGCCAGTGGTGGCTATTATTTAGACGGTAAAACACCTGCCAAGCTGGGTAAGGAGATGGAGTCTTACGTTAAACAGGGTTTTAAGGCCGTCAAAATGAAGGTGGGACGTCTATCCCCAAGAGAAGAAGAGGCGCGTGTTAAGGCTGCTCGTAAGGCTGTAGGAGACGATGTTTTGCTGACCTTGGATGCTAATAATGCTTGGCGTGATCTGCCAACTGCCTTGGAATACATTCGCCGCTTTGAGGCTTACAACCCATATTGGATTGAGGAGCCATTTTCACCGGATGCGATTGACTTACATGCGGCGCTCGCACGCCAAACCAAGATCAACGTTGCTACCGGCGAGATGGAGGCTGGACGCTGGCGTTTTAGGGAGTTGATTGACGCTGGTGGTGCAGCTATTCTGCAATCAGATGCAGCAGTGTGTGGCGGCATTACCGAGTGGCGACGTATTTCAGCTTATGCTGATTTAAAAGGTGTAATTGTTTGCCCACACTGGATGCATGATTTGCATGCACCATTAGTAGCCGCAACCCCAAATGCGCGTTTTGTGGAGTTCTTCTTAGATGATCAGGTCTTAAACTTCCGTAGATTGATTAACAAACAGCTGACCTTTAAGAATGGCGATTTGATTCTGCATAAAACCCCAGGATTAGGTTTTGAGTTTGATGAAGCCGCGATTAAAAAATATGCCGGTAAAGTTGCCTGGACCAAGATTGCTTAA
- a CDS encoding M23 family metallopeptidase, with amino-acid sequence MKKKVCEWTLLLKRVIKVTGFALVGFIQLPGVELVSSALAQTTTQNSKANKAPQVKQKPVVQKSKQAGLQVKNGSITQSSNSMSLNPELFKRIEGTTNNQDVANLDYRIQRGCLRRSYNEENLPANLGIDDRNLNDFFKSQTQGFFDRMRGNCIPYALALGSRNRFESLSIMNGPVQDAKTEIWTFTPSAAGSFLIQQDYLRDESKRFTEIQLPLSDVLYDPKKVGDKLPVELVWELNSVIKQIYPEENNALENTNSVVRLIVDFGDKERWAQIWAAEIIDPASGEVFSSAFWVERNDIPGGFYTASGESIERTFWTNPLSYRRISRGVGSVRASSKKAPPSKSGAPAAAPKQRYRTHMGIDYSAPTGTPVFSVATGKVVHLGYSGAFGNLIIIEHPGNYRTYYAHLSGYNVELEVGNDVRRGLEIGYVGSTGRSTGPHLHFELRKDGVYVDPYATKTQLDLWNMRDSDSGLLTREILLLGTPVVN; translated from the coding sequence GTGAAGAAAAAAGTCTGTGAATGGACCCTGCTTTTAAAAAGGGTAATTAAAGTAACTGGATTTGCCCTAGTTGGGTTTATTCAACTGCCAGGGGTGGAGCTCGTCTCTAGCGCTCTAGCGCAAACTACGACTCAAAATAGTAAAGCTAACAAAGCACCTCAAGTAAAGCAAAAGCCTGTAGTGCAAAAGAGTAAGCAGGCTGGGCTTCAAGTGAAGAATGGCTCTATAACTCAGTCCTCAAACAGCATGAGTTTAAATCCTGAGTTATTCAAACGAATTGAGGGGACAACTAATAATCAAGATGTAGCGAACCTAGATTACCGAATCCAACGTGGTTGCTTGCGGCGCAGCTATAACGAAGAAAATCTCCCGGCTAATTTAGGTATAGACGATCGTAACTTGAATGATTTTTTTAAATCGCAAACTCAAGGTTTTTTTGATCGAATGCGCGGCAATTGCATTCCGTATGCTCTCGCCCTTGGTAGTCGCAACCGCTTTGAATCACTCAGCATCATGAATGGCCCTGTACAAGATGCCAAGACAGAGATTTGGACTTTTACACCCTCGGCGGCTGGTAGCTTTTTGATTCAACAAGACTACCTCAGAGATGAGTCCAAACGTTTTACAGAGATTCAATTACCACTCAGCGATGTTTTGTATGATCCTAAAAAGGTGGGTGATAAATTGCCAGTTGAACTGGTTTGGGAATTGAACTCGGTCATCAAGCAAATTTATCCAGAAGAAAATAATGCGCTTGAAAATACCAACAGCGTTGTTCGCCTGATTGTGGACTTTGGCGATAAAGAGCGCTGGGCGCAAATTTGGGCCGCAGAAATTATTGACCCCGCAAGCGGCGAAGTCTTCTCAAGCGCATTTTGGGTTGAGAGAAATGATATCCCGGGTGGTTTTTATACCGCCAGCGGGGAATCTATTGAGCGCACGTTTTGGACTAATCCCTTAAGCTATCGACGTATCTCCAGAGGAGTCGGTAGCGTGCGAGCATCCAGCAAGAAAGCCCCACCGTCCAAGAGTGGTGCTCCTGCAGCAGCACCTAAACAGCGCTATCGAACGCATATGGGTATTGATTATTCAGCGCCGACTGGCACACCAGTTTTTAGTGTAGCTACAGGCAAGGTAGTTCATCTAGGCTATAGCGGTGCGTTTGGCAACCTCATCATCATCGAGCATCCTGGAAACTATCGCACCTACTATGCGCATTTAAGTGGATACAACGTTGAGTTAGAAGTGGGCAATGATGTCCGACGTGGTTTAGAGATTGGCTATGTTGGATCAACTGGCCGCTCTACTGGACCTCACCTACATTTTGAATTAAGAAAAGATGGGGTCTATGTAGACCCCTATGCTACGAAAACACAATTAGATTTATGGAACATGCGCGATAGCGATAGCGGCTTACTCACTAGAGAAATTCTCTTGCTTGGAACGCCCGTAGTAAATTAA
- a CDS encoding 3-hydroxyacyl-CoA dehydrogenase NAD-binding domain-containing protein, producing the protein MSKVIVIGTGTMGVGIAAGFLAFGANTILLGRDLEKAKLSLSKVEECTDSINPAWRESGAQLIAGTIADWSGWENTDLIIETISERLELKKAMFSELDQRVPPSIPIGSNSSGFPISDIAQGLPTSYRMFNTHYFMPAHIVPLVEVVLGATSDPQMAEQICSLYRAHGKKPVLVKRDIPGFLANRIQHALMREALSLVQEGIASPDDVDTAVRYSFGFRYAAVGPMTQKEISGWEGMALAAEVIYPSLSNINAPPACVMDLVSSGKTGMAKGAGFREWSPEEAREMKQVYEMRLKAAFEVLKIAPEVN; encoded by the coding sequence ATGAGTAAAGTCATTGTGATAGGCACAGGTACCATGGGCGTGGGTATTGCTGCTGGCTTTCTGGCATTTGGTGCCAACACGATTTTGCTGGGCAGGGATCTTGAGAAAGCAAAGCTGAGTCTCTCCAAGGTGGAGGAATGCACCGACTCCATTAATCCGGCATGGCGAGAAAGCGGCGCGCAACTCATTGCTGGCACTATCGCAGACTGGTCGGGTTGGGAGAACACCGATCTCATTATCGAAACCATCTCTGAGCGCCTAGAGCTGAAAAAGGCAATGTTTAGCGAGCTTGATCAGCGTGTACCGCCTAGCATTCCAATTGGTAGTAATAGCTCAGGCTTTCCTATAAGCGATATTGCGCAAGGCCTTCCAACAAGCTACCGCATGTTCAATACCCATTACTTCATGCCCGCCCATATCGTTCCTTTGGTGGAGGTGGTGTTGGGTGCAACATCAGATCCTCAAATGGCAGAGCAGATTTGCAGCCTCTATCGCGCCCATGGCAAAAAACCGGTATTGGTCAAGCGTGATATCCCAGGATTTCTAGCTAACCGAATTCAGCATGCCTTAATGCGCGAAGCACTCTCTCTGGTGCAAGAGGGAATCGCCTCGCCAGATGATGTTGATACTGCGGTGCGCTACAGTTTTGGCTTTCGTTACGCAGCAGTTGGACCAATGACTCAAAAAGAAATCTCTGGATGGGAAGGTATGGCACTAGCTGCAGAGGTAATCTACCCCTCCCTCTCTAACATTAATGCGCCCCCTGCTTGCGTCATGGATCTAGTGAGCAGTGGAAAAACTGGCATGGCTAAGGGCGCAGGCTTCAGAGAATGGTCACCAGAAGAAGCGAGAGAAATGAAGCAAGTCTATGAAATGCGCCTCAAAGCAGCATTTGAAGTATTAAAAATAGCCCCAGAAGTTAATTAA